The Salinispora tropica CNB-440 genome has a window encoding:
- a CDS encoding acyl-CoA dehydrogenase family protein translates to MTAEQQALRMSVRGVLSRHTADRSIADVTESSAGDDAELWQVLCGQIGVAGLAVPERFGGLGAGLGEVHVVLDELGRTLTPTPMLGCAVLAGQAVLHAEDEAACRRILPDLVSGELLAALAWTDQHGDWDPHRPAYSATKAGRLTGEAHYVLDVHLADVLLVAAGTSEGVRLFEVDPRGAGVRRRPVTTVDLTRRLGVVVLDQALGRQLGGVNPLERVRDIACVALSAEQVGAAARALELTVAHALTRVQFGRPIGGFQAIAHRLADLHVVVESARSLSYAAVSSLDSDAPEAHLLAAGAAVHCAEALEQVTAEMIQLHGGIGITWEHDAHRYFKRAHGAAHLFGHPRAHLARLAEAVVDAEVSNA, encoded by the coding sequence ATGACGGCGGAGCAGCAAGCCCTTCGGATGAGCGTCCGCGGTGTGCTGTCCCGGCACACCGCCGACCGCTCCATCGCCGACGTGACGGAGTCGTCGGCGGGAGACGACGCCGAGCTCTGGCAGGTGCTGTGCGGCCAGATCGGAGTGGCGGGTCTCGCCGTACCGGAACGGTTCGGCGGACTCGGCGCGGGTCTGGGAGAGGTCCACGTGGTGTTGGATGAGTTGGGCCGCACCCTCACCCCCACACCGATGCTCGGCTGCGCGGTCCTCGCTGGCCAGGCCGTGCTGCACGCCGAGGACGAGGCGGCCTGCCGCCGGATCCTGCCCGACCTGGTCAGCGGAGAGCTGCTGGCCGCGCTCGCCTGGACAGATCAGCACGGTGACTGGGACCCACACCGGCCCGCATACTCGGCCACGAAGGCCGGCCGGCTTACCGGCGAGGCGCACTACGTGCTCGACGTGCACCTGGCCGACGTGCTGCTGGTTGCCGCGGGGACCTCTGAGGGAGTCCGACTCTTCGAGGTGGATCCACGCGGCGCTGGCGTTCGGCGACGCCCGGTTACCACCGTGGACCTCACCCGTCGGCTCGGGGTGGTCGTGCTCGACCAGGCACTCGGTCGTCAGCTGGGCGGGGTGAACCCGCTGGAGCGAGTCCGGGACATCGCCTGCGTCGCGCTCAGCGCCGAGCAGGTCGGGGCGGCTGCTCGCGCCTTGGAACTGACCGTGGCGCACGCGCTGACCCGGGTACAGTTCGGCCGGCCGATCGGCGGATTCCAGGCGATCGCACACCGGTTGGCCGACCTGCACGTCGTGGTGGAAAGCGCCCGCTCCCTGTCGTACGCCGCCGTGTCGAGTCTCGACTCCGACGCGCCCGAGGCCCACCTGCTCGCTGCCGGGGCCGCGGTCCACTGCGCCGAGGCGCTGGAACAGGTCACCGCTGAGATGATCCAGCTACACGGGGGCATCGGCATCACCTGGGAGCACGACGCACACCGCTACTTCAAGCGGGCGCACGGGGCAGCTCACCTCTTCGGGCACCCGCGCGCGCATCTCGCCCGCCTCGCGGAGGCCGTCGTCGATGCGGAGGTCAGCAACGCGTAG
- the pip gene encoding prolyl aminopeptidase produces the protein MVRLYPEIEPFADGLLDVGDGHLVHWESCGNPLGKPALVLHGGPGSGASASWRRFFDPAVYRVVLFDQRGCGRSTPDAGDVRTDLSTNTMPHLLADIEKLRTHLNIDRWLLLGGSWGSALGLGYAQRHPDRVTEIVLFSVVTSTPAEHRWITRDLGRIFPEQWDRFRDAVPAAERDGNLPAAYAQLLADPDETVRDRAARAWCAWEDTLVSNLPGSGPDPRFEDPVFRMTFARLVTHYWAHDGWFADGELMAGAHRLADVPGVLVHGRLDLGSPADVPWQLSKAWPAARVELIDEAGHGAGHGIGDAVINALDRFGASWR, from the coding sequence ATGGTGCGTCTGTATCCCGAGATCGAACCCTTCGCAGACGGCTTGCTCGATGTCGGGGACGGCCACCTCGTCCATTGGGAGAGCTGCGGTAACCCACTCGGCAAGCCGGCACTGGTATTGCATGGCGGCCCCGGTTCCGGTGCCAGTGCCTCCTGGCGGCGATTCTTCGATCCGGCCGTGTACCGGGTGGTCCTGTTCGACCAGCGGGGGTGCGGGCGCAGCACACCGGACGCGGGCGACGTGCGAACCGACCTGTCGACCAACACCATGCCGCATCTGCTGGCTGACATCGAAAAGCTGCGCACACACCTGAACATCGACCGGTGGTTGCTGCTCGGCGGATCGTGGGGCAGCGCGCTCGGCCTTGGCTATGCCCAGCGGCACCCCGACCGGGTCACCGAGATCGTGTTGTTCAGTGTCGTCACCAGCACCCCGGCCGAGCATCGGTGGATCACCCGCGACCTTGGACGGATCTTCCCTGAACAGTGGGACAGGTTCCGGGATGCGGTGCCGGCCGCCGAACGCGACGGCAACCTGCCCGCCGCCTACGCCCAGCTGCTGGCCGATCCGGACGAGACAGTGCGGGACCGAGCCGCACGCGCCTGGTGCGCCTGGGAGGACACACTCGTGTCGAACCTGCCCGGCAGTGGACCCGACCCCAGGTTCGAGGACCCGGTGTTCCGGATGACTTTCGCCCGCCTTGTCACCCACTACTGGGCGCATGACGGTTGGTTCGCCGACGGTGAGTTGATGGCAGGTGCACACCGGCTTGCGGACGTTCCCGGTGTGCTTGTCCACGGCAGGCTCGACCTGGGCAGCCCGGCGGACGTCCCGTGGCAACTGTCCAAGGCCTGGCCCGCGGCGCGGGTGGAGCTGATTGACGAGGCCGGTCATGGCGCCGGACACGGCATCGGGGACGCGGTCATCAACGCCCTGGATCGTTTCGGCGCTTCCTGGCGGTGA